The genomic DNA AACGTTGCCTTTTATCTATTTTTATAGTATAATTATAGGATATTTTTTAACCTTTACTCTCTTGCCTTCCTCTTCATCTCTTCTCATCCAAGCCGTTATTGCCCAAGCAAAAGCCTCCCCTTTTCTTGATGCCGAGCGTATGAAAAAAATTGAAGAGATGGCCCCTAAAATGAATGAGGCTCAACTCAAAAATCTACAAAAAGCGATCCTGACTCTAGATCAAAATTCCTTGAATTTTATGAAAAAAGAACTTGAGTTTTGGCAAGATGTAGCCCGAGAATATAAGGTTTACAAAAACCAAAAACGCAAAGATGACGAAACTGAAGATCGCGCAAAAGAAGAAAAAACCATCGATGACCTTCTCAAAAATATTTAATATCTAAAACAAAAATACATGCCAAATCCTGAAGAATTCCATGCGGCCGAAGAAATCCAGGCCTTACGAACGAGCATCGATACTGAAGAACGGATCAAATCAAATTTGGCCGAAGTAACTCAAGGTCTACGAACGAGCATTGATGCCGCTCGACGAGTGGTTGCGGATGCTCCTGAGGTGGTTCTAAATGCGGCCATAAATAAAAAGGCCCAATTAAATAAAGCTGTGACGCGGGGGTTAGATGCAATCCCTGCAACTGCCATTGCCGGACCTTATGCTCCTATTTTAGCGTTAGGATCAACAATCTCCGGCGAAGTAGATGAGGCAAAGGGAAGTTCTGCTCCCAGGCCCGCCGTTGATCGATTTAAAGATGCTCTTTATCAATATGAGACTGTGGCGGATGGAATGAATAAAATCGCTGAGGCAGGGCAACCCATGCGTACAGCATTGGGATCCGTTGCGGCTCGTATGAATGAAGCAGAGACCCATATTAAGAAAGAAGGACTCGCCCTTATCGATAATGCCCTTTCTAAGGCAAGGGAAGAATTGACCCCATCAGAAAATCAACCGGCTACCCCTCAAGCTCCCGTTGCATCGCCGGAAACCAATCCCCCTTCAAACAGTTAAAAAAGGGATTACTTCCCAAGCAATCGATAGATCGTCTCCGCCACTTCGCCACGCGTCACCGCAGCACCGGGGTTAAAATTGCCGTCTCCATCCACATCCATCAGCCTATTATCCTTGGAATATTGAACATAGATTGCATACCAGGCGTCTTTTTCGGTGTCCGGATATAAACCGGTGATGGGATAATCGCCCAAATTCAAACCAAAGGCGCGCGTGAGAATTTTTAAAAATTCCACACGATTCAATGTTCCCCCCGGAAGATAAGTCCCATCGTCATAACCTTGAACGATATCCAGACTCAACGCGTAATTTAAATACGACACATACCAACTTCCTTTTTCCACATCACTGAAATCCGGAACACTCTCGTTGGTCGGAACTTCATATCCAAATCCCAACAACAACATTTTTAAAATTTCCACACGATTCACTTTTTGCTCCGCTCGAAATGTGCCGTCGTCATACCCGGTGATGATGCCTTCATCTTTTAAATATTCAATGGCCTCGGCGTATTCGTGCGCCTCACTCACATCTGAAAAAATCAAGCTCCCTTCCAAGTCATCGAGACGAACTCCATTATCATTCACGTCAAAAGTCGTTTCAACCCCTTTTACATATCCCACGAAACTCTGACTCGCTCCATCCCCGGGATAATCTCCCAAATAAACCGAACTTGCCGTGCGTGAGGTTCTCACATCGCACGTTGCTTTTTTCTCCCCATTCACATAAAGCTCCAATCCGCTTTGCGCCCCATATCCGATTTGAATTTCTTGCCATTCATATAAATCGAGCGAAGTCCCGCTTGAAATCGTATGCCAGCCGTCTCCGTGTGCACATTCGGAATCTATTGAAGGGGCGTAAAATTGATAATCAAGCTCCGCATTTTCATTGAGGCTGAGTAAAAAAGAACCGCTGGTTGGAGTTGTGTTCCCTTTCATATCCAAAATGGTTCCTATTTCCGAGGCGTCGTCGATATAGAGGTCCAATGTTAAATTCCCGTTTCGAGAAATGCCGTACAAATCGGATAAGTTTAAACCATAAGTGGCTCCCGTGGCATGATAAGCGTAGTCGCTCGGCCCTTCAACCGAGAATGTACTTCCCAAATAAAACTTAAGCGCTTCTTCCACATACACCCCCAATTCATTCATGACGGAAAGCGTTTCTTCATAATTTTCCAAATACGTGAGATAAGCGGAAACGTTATTTTTTAAATATTGCCCTGCGGTTCGATAAAAATTTACAATAATGATCACATTATCGTAATAGCGAACGAAATGAAGACTCCCGGCCTCGAGAGACCGATATTTAATGAGATCACTGGCGGTGGCGGACTCCGTATAATAAGAAAAATAATCCGCGCCTTCGGATTTCTTAATCCAATTTCCGTTCAAAAAATTGCCGGACGCGGCCCACAAATTGAATTGAAGTTGCGCTGCATTTTCAGAGGCCATGGGAAGAATGTAGGCA from Candidatus Gracilibacteria bacterium includes the following:
- a CDS encoding S-layer homology domain-containing protein, which encodes MVVPGAQAFSFFQTTEAATGETVVTLGDLQTNLDYLFPDPGYLSGLEYHSTWQEVSRSNMTVTSGIEVTYEALFDQAPEFGDELPTINAYILPMASENAAQLQFNLWAASGNFLNGNWIKKSEGADYFSYYTESATASDLIKYRSLEAGSLHFVRYYDNVIIIVNFYRTAGQYLKNNVSAYLTYLENYEETLSVMNELGVYVEEALKFYLGSTFSVEGPSDYAYHATGATYGLNLSDLYGISRNGNLTLDLYIDDASEIGTILDMKGNTTPTSGSFLLSLNENAELDYQFYAPSIDSECAHGDGWHTISSGTSLDLYEWQEIQIGYGAQSGLELYVNGEKKATCDVRTSRTASSVYLGDYPGDGASQSFVGYVKGVETTFDVNDNGVRLDDLEGSLIFSDVSEAHEYAEAIEYLKDEGIITGYDDGTFRAEQKVNRVEILKMLLLGFGYEVPTNESVPDFSDVEKGSWYVSYLNYALSLDIVQGYDDGTYLPGGTLNRVEFLKILTRAFGLNLGDYPITGLYPDTEKDAWYAIYVQYSKDNRLMDVDGDGNFNPGAAVTRGEVAETIYRLLGK